In the Acidobacteriota bacterium genome, AGGTTCAATTGGTGCATCAAATCGACGTGACTGAAGTCGTAGCAAATGAGGACGCCGAAGCTGAACCCGCTACTGTCGTCGACGAAACGCAGCATCGCATCGCCCCTCGCCATCTTCATTCGGCCCCCGGAGTGGTCCGCGTGGGCGTCGTACTGGGACCGCGTGACTTTTCTGTAGGTCACCGGCTCAAGCCCAGGCCGAAGGATTAGGCATTCATTGGCGTTCTGCTCTTCAGTCTCACCCGGATAGTCAACCCCAGCGACGACGGTTGTGCCCATGCGATCGCTGAACGTCTGCAGTGTCGTAACGTAGTCACGTGGCACAAACACTTCTGGCAGGACAAGCATGTCGAGAAGATGGCCGCTTTCAGAGACACCCCGTCTCCGGCATCTCTGCTCCAACTCGTTTAGATGCGCGTCCAGCCCGTCCTGAAACTGCTGCACGGCCGGGTGTTTACGTAGCCGGTATCGGTAGTCGATGTAGGCTGCGACCGGCATGCTGGCCAGCTGGCCGACCGCCACGCGCAAGGTACCGGCGACAAACCGATGCGGGACTTCGTGAGTTCCGGTTGTGGGCGGCCGTCCTGCCGGCCTATCCAACGTATGCACGAAGTGCTCCGAAGGCACGACGGGTTCGACGACCAGTTGCGGTGTATGGGCGGCCGCGATGGATGAATGCTGAGCGGCCAGTTGCTCAACGCGTTCTTCACGCGCGGCATCGGCATTGAAGCCACGATCCGCGAACTCGCCGCGGAGGCTTCGGAGTTCGCCGATCTCGAGATCGTGCTCAACGCTGAATCGCGCTGGCCCACGGGCCCCGAACACTTGCCCGGCAGAACCAATTTGCGCGTTGTACTCGCGGCCGATTCGACGGAACGGCGCGAAAACGCCGCTGCCGCCGAGTTCGGCGATGTTGGCGATAACGACGTAGCAGAAGAGCCGGTGTATATCCGCCGTGGCGTACTCCCAGTACAAGCGTGTCGCTGCATGCGTCGTAACGACCACCAACAGTTCAATTCGATGGTCGAGTAGCGTCCGGACTAAGTCGACGTGGGTGTACTCGTGGCAGTTGAGGACGGCCCATCGGACGCTCTCCGCGTCGTCACCTTCGGGCAAGAAGACGTAAAACGTAGGCCCTCTCTGCACCCCATGGTGACGGTCGTCAGACGACAGCGAGCACTTGTCCAACTCGATGACCTGGCTGGCGCCCGCGACGAGCGTCACGTTGTGCGGCTTCTCGCTACCTTCTCTGGTGAACACGTTGAGCCCTCCAACGAATGCGGAGTCTGAATCGAGGTCAGCTAACGCGTCTCGGCAGCCATGCAGGCCACGCTCGAAAGCAACCACACCTAGACCACCGGCAGGGGTCTGTTCAACGTGCTGCCGAGCCCGCAGGCGTTCCGCTTCGTTCGGAATCCGTGGCTGGAGCGACTCGGCCACGCCCATGCGACGTCCCACAATGTCTGCGCGCACGAGCCGCTGCTGGGCATCGACCCCAATCACGTCTTGAATAAGGCGAAGCTTGAGAGTTCCCGATTGAGGCTTGAGGGTGGATCGACTCGTTCGAATTTCGATTCTATCCGTCAGCGTATTAGCCATCCTTGTCAGTGTGGCACACGGTTCGCCCGTTCGGCCGCGGGATTGGCCGCCGGGTCGTTGGGAGCCGGTCAGGTTGGACAGGCGGGGGCTCGCTCACCGAGGGTGCCGCACCACCGGCAAACCGCCGCCACCAAACGGCAAGATCATCGATTGATCACTAAGAAATCGGCCGATCGGGGGCGAAACTCCATGTCCCTGTTTTGTACCTGACCCCATGCATTTGGGTGAATTGAGTGCTTCGTGAACTTCGTGTTTCTTAGAAGATCCGAAATGCAGGCGATTTTTGGATCGGCTGTCAAGTTCGACTCCCGCCGCCTCCACCAGTCGCTGAGGACACGCTCACGTGAGTGTTCTCGTGCCGGCTTCTTGAGACGCGCGGCCGGGTTCGCGTCGATCCAGTCGTGGTTAACCGCGAAGTTCAGCATCTTACGGATCACTGCAAGGAGCCGGTTCGCCATGACGGGCGAGCCACGGTCGACAACGCCTTCTATGAGTCCTCGCACGTCGCGCCTGGTCAGGCTCCGGACCGAACGATCACGCCACGTTGGCAATACCTCCACCGTCAGGGCGCGCTCATCCTCCGCTGCAGTGCGCTTGTTGGGCACGGCGTGGCGCTTGAGGTAGTCGGCCACCAGCGCCGCCACGGTATCTGTCGGCCGGGCTTGCGCGGCCTTCCTGGCCCGTGATGGATCTCGACCGTCCCGCACGTCAAGCAAGTTTCTTGACGCCTTCACCCGCGCTTGCGCGAACCTCAACGCAGGGTAGTCACCCAGGACAAAGCGCCGCTGTTTTCCTTCGACCCGATACCGGATCGAAAACTGGACAGCACCGCTCGGCAGCACTCGTGCAATGAGCCCTCGCGTTACGGTGTCGCGGAAGTCGCGACCGACGTCGGCCGCGCTGCGGTTCTTCAGCCAGCGATCTGAAAACGCGAGGCGGGACTGCACTGGATCGAAAGGTGAAGGAGTCAGGCGTGTTCGCGCCATGGGCACAGTATGGGCACAATTGATCAGGGCTTCAATGCAAATCTTCGAAATCGGTTGAACGAAGAAATACCCCTGTAAACATTAGTAATACAGAGGGTTACATGGCTTCAGCTGGTTTCAAGCGATTGCAGCGATTTGCCCGTATTCTTGACTGGGGGTCAAGGGGTCCCGAGTTCGAATCTCGGCATCCCGACCATTTTCTTCCTCTGCCATTCGTCGTCCACGCGGCCCGCCCTCAGCGGGCCGTTTGTATTTTGGGGGCTTCGGGGCACCCGGCACAGACGATCGTGTATGGCGGCCCGGGCCGGTCCGTCCGGCGGCAGCGCAATCAGCACAGGAAATGATCGCACCCGCTCGCATCGGCGTTGTGTAACGCCGCGTAGAGCGAGCGCGCATAGACGTCGGGCTGCGAGGGCATCGGCCAGAACTCCGCACGTCTCCCTGCTGGACAGCAAACCAGTGGACGTGGCGCCGTTGGCGGACGAGGCTGCCGAGATCATGGCGCGTCAGACGCCACGGTCGTAGAGCCAACACCCCACCACCGTCGGGCCACTCGTCGCCATCACTTAAACACGTCCTCGCGGGCCGTGTTCGTGATGGCGACCACTGCGGGGTGTTTCAATCGCCGTTCCACGGAAATCGCGTAGTACCGCTCGCGCACCGCACTGGTCCGGCCGACCACACGCACGCCGTGGAAGCGGCAGATGTCGTTCTCGATCACGGCCGGTGCCGGGAAGACGGCGGGCACGGCCTGACTGAACACTTTCATGAGCGCCGTGTCCTCGAACTCCGCAATCACTCGCGGCTGAAGATCCTCCTTGGCAAACCATTCGTCGATGCCGCGCCGCAGTGCCGTATTTCTCGCGGGGAGCAACGCCGGCGCATCGCGCAACGA is a window encoding:
- a CDS encoding integrase family protein; translated protein: MARTRLTPSPFDPVQSRLAFSDRWLKNRSAADVGRDFRDTVTRGLIARVLPSGAVQFSIRYRVEGKQRRFVLGDYPALRFAQARVKASRNLLDVRDGRDPSRARKAAQARPTDTVAALVADYLKRHAVPNKRTAAEDERALTVEVLPTWRDRSVRSLTRRDVRGLIEGVVDRGSPVMANRLLAVIRKMLNFAVNHDWIDANPAARLKKPAREHSRERVLSDWWRRRESNLTADPKIACISDLLRNTKFTKHSIHPNAWGQVQNRDMEFRPRSADFLVINR